In a genomic window of Thalassotalea piscium:
- a CDS encoding transposase translates to MSQNLLVFAIDVAAYAVMSNHYHLVVYVDENEALAWSDEEVCQRWQQLYHNHPLVERLQKGTSSCQAEIDTAQEIIKQWRSRLSDLSWLMRNLNEYIARKANNEDNCKGRFWEGRFKSQALLDEKAVLACMAYVDLNPIRAKMADTVQTAQYTSIFERIHDKASDVDNKETLPFTAKPLLGFIGNEHKSSAKGIAFSLLDYLTLIEETGKIIREDKRGKINEKFCPLLTALGIDSDDWLMLAEHFGKKYHQAVGSLAELNTFAAHTGRRWVGGHRQQALIFH, encoded by the coding sequence ATGTCCCAGAACTTATTAGTTTTTGCCATTGATGTAGCGGCTTATGCCGTTATGTCGAACCATTATCATCTTGTTGTGTATGTTGATGAAAATGAAGCTCTGGCTTGGAGTGACGAAGAGGTTTGTCAGCGCTGGCAGCAGCTTTACCATAACCACCCACTGGTTGAACGCTTACAAAAAGGCACGAGTAGCTGCCAAGCTGAAATTGATACAGCCCAAGAGATTATCAAGCAATGGCGAAGCCGTCTAAGTGATTTATCTTGGCTAATGCGTAACCTTAATGAGTATATTGCCCGCAAAGCTAATAATGAAGATAACTGCAAAGGCAGATTCTGGGAAGGGCGGTTTAAATCACAAGCGCTGCTTGATGAAAAAGCTGTACTTGCTTGCATGGCCTATGTGGACTTAAACCCGATAAGAGCGAAAATGGCAGATACGGTACAAACAGCACAATATACCTCTATTTTTGAACGTATTCATGACAAAGCCAGCGATGTTGATAATAAAGAGACCTTGCCATTTACTGCTAAACCTTTGCTAGGCTTTATTGGTAACGAGCATAAAAGCTCAGCTAAAGGAATAGCGTTCTCCTTGCTTGATTATTTAACGCTAATCGAAGAAACAGGAAAAATTATCAGAGAAGATAAGCGCGGTAAGATTAATGAAAAATTTTGCCCATTGTTAACGGCTTTAGGTATCGATAGTGACGATTGGTTAATGCTTGCCGAGCATTTTGGTAAAAAATATCATCAAGCAGTTGGCTCGCTAGCAGAGCTTAATACTTTTGCTGCCCACACAGGTAGGCGATGGGTGGGTGGACATCGACAGCAAGCGTTAATATTCCACTGA
- a CDS encoding transposase, translated as MTQARSKQVSLEDTRYYHLISRCVRRAYLCGEDSHTNQSFEHRRQWMVDRIRFLTSVFAIDVAAYAVMSNHYHLVVYVDENEALAWSDEEVCQRWQQLYHNHPLVERLQKGTSSCQAEIDTAQEIIKQWRSRLSDLSWLMRNLNEYIARKANNEDNCKGRFWEGRFKSQALLDEKAVLACMAYVDLNPIRAKMADTVQTAQYTSIFERIHDKASDVDNKETLPFTAKPLLGFIGNEHKSSAKGIAFSLLDYLTLIEETGKIIREDKRGKINEKFCPLLTALGIDSDDWLMLAEHFGKKYHQAVGSLAELNTFAAHTGRRWVGGHRQQALIFH; from the coding sequence ATGACTCAAGCACGTAGCAAACAAGTATCCCTTGAAGATACTCGTTATTATCACTTAATCTCTCGCTGTGTACGTCGAGCTTATTTATGTGGCGAAGATAGTCACACTAATCAAAGCTTTGAACACCGCAGACAATGGATGGTTGACCGCATTCGATTTTTAACGTCTGTTTTTGCCATTGATGTAGCGGCTTATGCCGTTATGTCGAACCATTATCATCTTGTTGTGTATGTTGATGAAAATGAAGCTCTGGCTTGGAGTGACGAAGAGGTTTGTCAGCGCTGGCAGCAGCTTTACCATAACCACCCACTGGTTGAACGCTTACAAAAAGGCACGAGTAGCTGCCAAGCTGAAATTGATACAGCCCAAGAGATTATCAAGCAATGGCGAAGCCGTCTAAGTGATTTATCTTGGCTAATGCGTAACCTTAATGAGTATATTGCCCGCAAAGCTAATAATGAAGATAACTGCAAAGGCAGATTCTGGGAAGGGCGGTTTAAATCACAAGCGCTGCTTGATGAAAAAGCTGTACTTGCTTGCATGGCCTATGTGGACTTAAACCCGATAAGAGCGAAAATGGCAGATACGGTACAAACAGCACAATATACCTCTATTTTTGAACGTATTCATGACAAAGCCAGCGATGTTGATAATAAAGAGACCTTGCCATTTACTGCTAAACCTTTGCTAGGCTTTATTGGTAACGAGCATAAAAGCTCAGCTAAAGGAATAGCGTTCTCCTTGCTTGATTATTTAACGCTAATCGAAGAAACAGGAAAAATTATCAGAGAAGATAAGCGCGGTAAGATTAATGAAAAATTTTGCCCATTGTTAACGGCTTTAGGTATCGATAGTGACGATTGGTTAATGCTTGCCGAGCATTTTGGTAAAAAATATCATCAAGCAGTTGGCTCGCTAGCAGAGCTTAATACTTTTGCTGCCCACACAGGTAGGCGATGGGTGGGTGGACATCGACAGCAAGCGTTAATATTCCACTGA
- a CDS encoding immunity 8 family protein yields the protein MKAKLKNLNGIDFELDSFWPDDEDNFCIYIRAMIGPDDADGEESFDIQVCTLHWLKSQIIDEKVIFGFQMMIVSEYDVDIIKAKIIDFCETCSGNNWKDIGTKLNLIGTWEFQDYKPYAL from the coding sequence ATGAAAGCAAAATTAAAAAATTTAAATGGGATTGATTTTGAGCTAGATTCTTTTTGGCCTGATGATGAAGATAACTTTTGCATATATATTAGGGCAATGATTGGACCAGATGATGCAGATGGTGAAGAATCGTTTGATATTCAGGTTTGTACTTTACATTGGCTAAAATCACAAATTATAGATGAAAAGGTGATTTTCGGTTTTCAAATGATGATCGTTTCCGAATACGATGTTGATATCATAAAGGCTAAAATAATAGATTTTTGTGAGACATGTAGTGGTAATAACTGGAAAGATATTGGTACGAAGTTAAACCTTATTGGAACATGGGAATTTCAAGACTACAAGCCATACGCACTTTAA
- a CDS encoding RHS repeat-associated core domain-containing protein: MQARYYDPVIGRFYSNDPQGFTNVHNFNRYAYANNNPYKYIDPDGQNALTAFGGLIYETGQFLQGNGFDGEMVMGALADGYNGDGAGFAASAAEDVLSFGGGAIVGAFAKGVQLLRASKVATQTAKEMGILREAAKGEGNFGLGSATKAESEKLGQAWVGEGSRISKDGSSIVSKDGLKVYRPPTAKPNSSQATTGVQANFERKTVAGTKPVGNGHLDIVD; the protein is encoded by the coding sequence ATGCAGGCACGATACTATGATCCAGTTATCGGGCGGTTTTATTCGAATGATCCACAGGGTTTTACGAATGTACATAACTTTAACCGCTATGCTTACGCGAACAATAATCCATACAAATATATAGATCCTGATGGTCAGAATGCATTAACTGCATTTGGTGGCTTAATTTATGAAACTGGTCAATTCCTACAAGGAAATGGTTTTGATGGTGAAATGGTTATGGGAGCGTTAGCTGATGGATATAACGGAGACGGGGCTGGATTTGCTGCCTCTGCCGCAGAGGATGTGCTTTCTTTTGGTGGCGGTGCTATTGTAGGAGCCTTTGCTAAGGGGGTTCAACTTCTTAGAGCTTCAAAAGTTGCAACTCAAACTGCAAAGGAAATGGGAATATTGCGAGAAGCAGCAAAAGGAGAGGGAAATTTTGGTTTAGGTAGCGCGACAAAGGCAGAATCAGAAAAACTAGGTCAAGCGTGGGTTGGTGAAGGAAGTAGAATATCTAAAGATGGTTCATCTATCGTCAGCAAAGATGGATTAAAAGTCTATAGACCTCCGACAGCTAAACCTAATAGCTCGCAGGCTACAACTGGGGTACAAGCTAACTTTGAAAGAAAAACAGTTGCAGGTACTAAGCCTGTAGGGAATGGACATTTAGACATAGTTGATTAA
- a CDS encoding type II toxin-antitoxin system YhaV family toxin, producing the protein MIVNGWTLYTHSLFKEQYLNLKSQVETLRDKDPKGYLKKNATKRLAAIQRLIFELIPHDPTSAEFRQGSTLGDENKHWFRAKFFQQYRLFFRYHLESKVIVYAWVNDEKNKRAYGSKTDAYKVFEKMLKSGHPPDGWDDLLKAAKDELLSP; encoded by the coding sequence ATGATCGTAAATGGTTGGACACTTTACACTCATTCATTGTTTAAAGAGCAGTACCTTAATCTGAAATCACAAGTTGAGACTTTACGTGATAAAGATCCAAAAGGTTACCTTAAAAAGAACGCCACGAAACGATTAGCCGCTATTCAAAGGCTAATCTTTGAATTAATACCACATGACCCTACCAGTGCTGAATTTCGCCAAGGAAGCACATTAGGTGATGAAAACAAACACTGGTTTCGGGCAAAGTTCTTCCAGCAGTACCGTTTGTTTTTTCGTTATCACCTAGAATCAAAAGTCATTGTTTATGCTTGGGTCAATGACGAGAAGAATAAACGTGCCTACGGTAGCAAAACAGATGCTTACAAAGTATTCGAAAAGATGTTAAAGTCTGGTCATCCTCCTGATGGATGGGATGATCTTTTAAAAGCAGCCAAGGACGAATTGCTCTCTCCATAA
- a CDS encoding type II toxin-antitoxin system PrlF family antitoxin has product MAQVALETESTLTDRFQTTVPSPVRQALHLGKKDKIKYAIQSDGSVVISRAAAQESDPVLGEFLSFIARDMKAHPERLEPLSASMRESVDALVEGVEIDLDAPLLDEDE; this is encoded by the coding sequence ATGGCACAAGTTGCTTTAGAAACTGAATCAACATTGACAGACCGTTTTCAAACTACGGTGCCTAGTCCTGTACGTCAGGCGTTGCACTTAGGCAAGAAAGACAAAATTAAATACGCGATACAGTCTGATGGCAGCGTTGTTATCTCGCGTGCAGCAGCGCAAGAAAGCGACCCTGTACTTGGCGAGTTTTTATCATTCATAGCGCGTGATATGAAGGCTCATCCTGAAAGACTAGAGCCGTTATCAGCAAGTATGCGAGAAAGCGTTGATGCGTTGGTTGAAGGTGTTGAAATTGATTTAGATGCTCCGTTATTGGATGAGGACGAGTAA
- a CDS encoding tyrosine-type recombinase/integrase — translation MEKPVTKRISDNIPYYLKLCEAKGDSPDTIVNKAAGLDKFNAWCATKGVYDIDQIDLDLMDDYMLYLNQYRKPLDGKPMTVASKRGYLTYVKTFVEKLYVKDLLSSNTLENIELPKLGRPLPKAIFTQTEISKILDQSLVFGFTGMRDRAIMETFFATGIRRTELANLDIDDVDLNEQQVRVRKGKGDRERIVPISTRGCEWIAFYLSKIRPRISFISSGSALFLANNGKRFKPNKLSDMVSRYVMLAGIKRAGSCYLFRHATATTMLDNGADLRNVQEMLGHADISTTQIYTHVSRTKLAEVYGKSHPSALSNLSIF, via the coding sequence ATGGAAAAGCCTGTCACTAAGCGGATCAGCGACAACATTCCTTATTACCTAAAGCTTTGTGAGGCAAAGGGTGATTCGCCAGATACCATTGTGAATAAAGCTGCCGGATTGGATAAATTCAATGCGTGGTGTGCAACCAAGGGAGTATATGACATCGACCAAATTGATTTAGATTTGATGGATGACTACATGCTTTACCTCAACCAGTATCGCAAGCCCTTGGATGGCAAACCTATGACGGTTGCCAGTAAACGTGGCTACCTGACTTATGTGAAAACATTTGTTGAAAAACTATATGTTAAGGATTTACTCAGTTCAAATACGCTGGAAAATATTGAGCTGCCCAAGTTAGGTCGCCCACTGCCTAAAGCCATTTTTACACAAACTGAGATCTCGAAAATTCTTGATCAATCATTAGTGTTTGGCTTCACTGGTATGCGTGACAGAGCCATCATGGAAACCTTCTTTGCGACAGGTATTCGTCGTACAGAGCTTGCTAATTTAGACATTGATGATGTTGATTTAAATGAGCAACAAGTGCGTGTTCGTAAAGGCAAAGGTGACCGTGAACGTATTGTGCCGATCAGCACACGCGGCTGTGAATGGATTGCGTTTTATTTGAGTAAAATCAGACCACGTATTTCATTCATCAGCTCAGGTAGCGCATTATTTTTGGCGAATAATGGAAAACGATTTAAACCTAATAAGCTGTCAGATATGGTGTCTCGCTATGTTATGTTGGCGGGTATCAAACGTGCTGGCTCTTGTTATTTGTTCCGCCACGCTACTGCTACGACAATGCTTGATAATGGTGCTGATTTGCGTAATGTACAAGAAATGTTAGGTCACGCTGACATTTCCACCACACAAATTTATACCCATGTTTCACGCACTAAGCTTGCTGAGGTCTATGGCAAGTCCCATCCTTCAGCGTTAAGCAACTTGAGCATTTTCTAG
- the istB gene encoding IS21-like element helper ATPase IstB: MKLRDKVIDKCEKLKLTGVMAALEVQFSSSAFDNKSFLARLDHLLTEEESSTLNKRIKTLQRQAKLRWPNAVIGMIDYKLHPGLDPAKVENLAELHWLQNNQHVVFTGPTGSGKTHLACALANKVIMAGISVLFFRYNELLLLLTAADKEERFTQYCKKLNRGSVIVIDDWGVAPLNAAQRHLLFEFIESRDQKGSLIITSQYPMSSWYEAFGDPTIADSVLDRIVHNAHHIDRKQGGSIRRKLGVNGGRK; encoded by the coding sequence ATGAAGCTTAGAGATAAAGTGATTGATAAATGCGAGAAGCTCAAATTAACAGGTGTTATGGCTGCGTTGGAAGTCCAGTTTTCTTCCAGCGCTTTCGATAACAAGAGCTTTTTAGCTCGACTTGACCATCTTCTCACAGAGGAGGAGTCATCAACGCTAAATAAACGCATTAAAACGCTTCAGCGACAGGCCAAATTGCGTTGGCCTAATGCGGTCATTGGCATGATCGATTATAAACTACATCCCGGTTTAGATCCTGCCAAAGTCGAAAACTTGGCGGAGTTACATTGGCTTCAAAACAATCAACATGTTGTTTTTACTGGCCCTACAGGATCTGGAAAAACACATTTAGCTTGCGCACTTGCCAATAAAGTTATCATGGCAGGTATAAGTGTTCTCTTTTTCCGATATAACGAGCTGCTGTTGCTTTTAACGGCAGCGGATAAAGAAGAGCGATTTACGCAGTATTGTAAAAAGCTCAACCGTGGTTCAGTCATTGTAATTGATGACTGGGGCGTTGCTCCGTTAAATGCTGCTCAAAGACATTTGTTATTTGAGTTCATTGAATCGCGTGATCAAAAAGGTTCACTGATCATTACTTCTCAGTATCCAATGTCGAGTTGGTATGAAGCTTTTGGGGACCCCACTATTGCTGACTCGGTACTTGATCGCATTGTTCACAATGCTCATCACATCGACCGCAAACAAGGTGGTTCAATTCGCAGAAAGCTTGGAGTTAATGGAGGTCGCAAATGA
- a CDS encoding Mu transposase domain-containing protein: MLKPTQIRAAIRAKFVLPDITIRKQADFANASPSSMVRVNKRCEKYDVDHLLAEQLNDEALIKLMFPDILKNAKKRVPKIQYIVEERTKEKGKRKSITVLYLEYYAEDPMSAMSYSHFCRTLKKTLKRCKLSMKQLHAAGEVVYIDYAGTKVRYNANGEKIWVKVFVAVLGSSQKIFAFATPGETTADWIESMRRMFIYYGGATEVVVMDNAKALVSQPGLIPTFVENVSAFGDHYNCLMDSCRVGRPQDKALAELGVKFVTQRILIPMNQDWDFFSLKEVNQHLSKEVEVLNNLNFQGLDFSRNDLFYKNEKGVLNPLPHTDFDMIVEKMVQQVSTEYTVKYRKHEYSVPWVIHGETVEVYVTLTHLRVIHMHKLVAEHELSDEPMGATILEEHMHPDHLADLESNDMDKNLAWAVESGSHVNQMVELWYSKVNNPRSRAIGKRCRALMKLSDKKGSNVLNDACEYALQHDMLSVSDVELVVRAQVEQDGIKNLPAYIAAHENVRGSAYYGGSHEA; the protein is encoded by the coding sequence ATGTTAAAACCAACTCAAATCCGGGCAGCGATCCGCGCAAAATTCGTGCTGCCTGACATTACTATTCGTAAACAAGCAGATTTTGCCAATGCATCACCTTCTTCGATGGTGAGAGTTAACAAGCGCTGTGAAAAGTACGATGTTGATCACCTACTGGCTGAACAGCTCAATGATGAGGCGCTTATTAAGCTGATGTTTCCTGATATCTTGAAGAACGCAAAAAAGCGTGTGCCGAAAATTCAATATATTGTGGAAGAGCGTACTAAAGAAAAAGGAAAGCGTAAGTCGATAACAGTTCTGTACCTTGAGTATTATGCAGAAGATCCGATGTCGGCAATGAGCTATTCACACTTTTGCCGCACCCTCAAGAAAACCTTGAAACGTTGCAAACTTTCAATGAAACAGCTCCATGCAGCGGGTGAAGTCGTTTATATAGATTACGCTGGCACCAAAGTTCGCTATAACGCAAACGGTGAAAAGATATGGGTTAAAGTCTTTGTTGCAGTGCTAGGCTCTAGTCAAAAGATCTTTGCCTTTGCCACTCCCGGTGAAACCACGGCTGATTGGATTGAATCTATGCGTCGTATGTTTATTTACTACGGTGGTGCAACCGAAGTGGTTGTTATGGATAATGCAAAAGCACTGGTTTCACAACCGGGTCTCATTCCCACTTTTGTTGAGAATGTGAGTGCTTTTGGTGATCACTACAACTGCCTAATGGATTCTTGTCGTGTAGGCCGTCCACAGGATAAGGCACTTGCTGAACTTGGCGTTAAATTTGTTACTCAACGCATTCTCATTCCGATGAATCAGGATTGGGATTTCTTTAGCCTTAAAGAAGTCAATCAACACCTTAGCAAAGAAGTAGAAGTGTTGAATAATCTGAATTTTCAAGGCTTAGATTTCTCACGCAATGATCTCTTTTACAAAAATGAAAAAGGTGTCTTGAATCCTCTGCCTCATACCGATTTTGACATGATCGTAGAGAAAATGGTGCAACAGGTATCGACTGAATATACCGTTAAATATCGTAAGCATGAGTACTCTGTGCCTTGGGTGATTCATGGTGAAACGGTTGAAGTTTACGTTACGTTAACGCACCTTCGCGTGATACATATGCACAAGCTTGTTGCCGAGCATGAGCTTTCGGATGAGCCGATGGGCGCTACCATCCTTGAAGAACATATGCACCCAGATCACCTTGCCGATCTTGAAAGTAATGACATGGATAAAAATCTGGCATGGGCTGTTGAATCTGGTTCACATGTGAACCAGATGGTTGAACTTTGGTACTCCAAGGTAAATAACCCACGCTCTCGCGCTATAGGCAAACGTTGTCGAGCGCTGATGAAACTCAGCGATAAAAAAGGCAGCAATGTGCTTAACGATGCATGCGAGTATGCGCTTCAACATGACATGTTAAGTGTTTCGGATGTGGAGTTGGTTGTGCGTGCTCAAGTTGAGCAGGACGGTATCAAAAATCTACCTGCATATATCGCAGCCCATGAAAATGTGCGTGGTAGCGCGTACTACGGAGGTTCTCATGAAGCTTAG